The DNA segment TTTTGCAGGATCGTTTCGGGTGACCTCGACTACGAAGGAACAATGACTCATGGGCACAATGTTTCCCTTAACTACTTTGCCCAGCATCAGACCGAAAATCTCAATCCGGACAAATCGGTTCTTGAGGAAATGATGGATGCCGCTCCCGATGCACAATCTCAGCGGAAAGTCAGAGATATTCTGGGCTGTTTTCTTTTCAGCAGCGATAGTGTCGAGAAAAAAACAGCCGTTCTCTCAGGGGGAGAAAAATCAAGACTGTCACTTGCAAAAATTCTGCTGCAGGCATCGAACCTTTTGATCATGGATGAACCCACGAATCATCTCGACATGCGCTCCAAAGAAATGCTGATCGATGCTCTTGAAAACTACGATGGCACCCTGATGCTGGTCAGCCATGACCGCTATTTCCTCGACAGTCTTGTCAACAAGGTTATAGAAATAAAAAACGGTTCTCTTCAGGTATATCTCGGGAGTTACGGAGAATACCTTGAAAAAGCGGAAAAAAGCTGGGAAGAAGAGCGCAAAAAGGAACGTACCTCGCAGAAGAATAATTCCGGTATAAAAAAACCTGCCTCTATCTCTCGACAGAAACAAGTCCCGAACAAGCAGAATAATGCAAAAGCCGAAAAACTGGAAAAAAAGATCCACAGACTCGAAGAAGAAAAACTGGAATACGAAGCCCGAATGAGCTCAACGGATTTTTACTCTCAACCGGAAAAAGAAATACAAAAAAATATCGATCGATACCATGAACTTTGTACGGAAATCGATCGACTTTACAAGGAATGGGAATCAGCCATTTCCTAATCGATAATCGTCACACTGTCAGATTTTCTTGGCTCTGGTTCAGGCAAAGGCGCCGCACTGTAGCCAAACACCGCTGCCGAATATGGGTTGTATCCTTCCGGAAAAACAATCCCAAGCTCCCTGAATACAACCCGTCCTTTCTCTGTAGCATGAAGCATCATAACCGAGTGCATCCAGCACGAACCGATATCCATGGAAGCCGCAGCAAGCATCATATTCTGCATTGCAAGTGCACAATCATACTGGGGAGCTAGCGCGTTGGGATCACCTGTTACAACGATAAGAATCGGAGCATGGTAAAATACGCTGAAATCGTCACGTCGGGCAACCTCACGCAACGCATCAACATCTGACTCCAGAAAAACCGTTTTACAGGATGCATCGAGCTTATCCAGGAGAGCACGGTTGCGGATAACGGTAAAATGCCATGGCTGCTGATTCATCGCACTTGGTGCGTATCGGCCCGCCTCGAGAATCAACTCAAGCGCATCCAGATCCACCTGGTCCGGCTTGTATACCCGGACACTTCTGCGTTTGAGGATTGAACCGATCGTTTCATTTGTATTCATTCTTTCCTCACTTTAAGACATCGTTATTCATCCTCAATATCCACACATGACTCGAAAACATCGAAGTTGCAGTCTACATGGAGATCAGCGAGAGGTTTCAACGAACGCACATGATGATGCTCACGCTCAAGGACCTCCCAGCGATAACCATCTGCAGGCTCCTTACAACGTAACATCTGGTTGATTTTGGTCTTGTGATAGGTCAGATCGATAAAAACCCTGAGATCGATATCATCCGTTCTGATCGCGTATAATCCGTCTATGATCAACAACTGTATCTTACTGAAGTCGGTGAAAAGCTGGTCAACTTCTTCAGTAATAATATCGATGCAGGGTATGAACACCTGCTTGTCTTTCCTGAAATCGTCGATGTTGTCATGCAAAAGATTCCAGTCATATTCACCAAAACCGACGGATTTGTATTCGTTGCTTATCCGGTGCTCCCTTCGTTCGAGAGGAGGAACGCGATAATAGTTATCTGTATGAAGAATTTTAACTCGAATATTACAACCTTTCAGGAGAAGAGCAAGTGAATGAGCAAGTTCAGATTTTCCCGCTCCCGATTCACCTGAAATGGCAACCACAAACTTGTAACCCGGACTACTTTTTTCCAACTCACGTCTATCTACCAATACCCGCTCCATGATACTTTTCGCAGCGGATTTGTGCTGATCGTTGATCAGCAAGACATCACCTAACATATTTCCTTAACATTTGTGCGCCTCGTTTTGCAGGCACTGTTGGAAATATTGATTCTATGATAAAAGTAACAGTTTTTAGCTATGATTTCAATGAAGAAAAACATGTTTTAACCTCGATGAACAAAGAAAAAAATGAACGACAGCTTGCCCTGCTTTTCCCGAATACAAGAGCCTGTTTCAAAAGACAGTCGACAATGGTTGAAACCAACATGGTCACCATAGAAAAGCCATGCCGCTCTCTGAAAAAGAAGTTCGATTTTCACAGAATGACCAGTGGCATCCATAGAGGCATTCACAAAAGATGGATCCCCGGACAAACCCTGTGAAACAGTTGTTTTGAATTTCGCAGTTCAAGCCCATGAATGACAACCATGAGGGAGAGCTGAACTACTAACGATTATCTGCGTTAAATACGAGAGGCGGTCATTTTGAGACAGCCTCTTTCCTGAATCAGAAAAAACAATCAAGAAGATCAATCCACCTGCTGTGCTTCTTTAGCCTGTCGAGCCTTCTCGATATATTCTGCCTGTATATCCCTGGATACGTTGTATGCCTTTGAAAGGCTGTCGGACCGCCAAAGCCTGGCATCGAATGCCATGCAAATATTTCTGAGGAACGGAATACCGACTTCCGTAACACGAACGCCATCTTCATTCAGCTCGACCATGCCGTCATTCTGCATATCTTCGAGACGGAACTTCGCAACGTCGAGTTCGTCACAATATAATTTTGGATCATTCCAGGAAGTTTCCTGTTTGCACATCAGATTCAAAATGTGGCGACGCAGCACAAGATCCTCATCGGTCAGCAAATGACCGCGATGTAAAGGAAAACGGCCAGCGTTGACTTCACGTATGTAATCTTCATGGAAACGCTCGTTCTGGGCAAAAGCATACCAGGTATCACTTATCGAAGAAGAACCGAGAGCAAGCATCATCTGGGTGGTGTTTTCCGTATACCCCATGAAATTTCTGTGAAGAGTACCGTTTCTTGCCGCCTCATAAAGGGCATCCCCTTGAAGAGCAAAATGATCCATACCTATTTCATGGTAACCTATCGACTCGAGCATCTCCAGACCTTTATCATAAAGCTCCTGCTTGACAGCACCAACCGGTAAATCCTTTTCCTTGAACTTTCGCTGTCCTTCGTACATGTGCGGATTGTGACCATACGCATAAAATGCGATCCGATCGGGCTTGAGCTCCATTACCTTGGCAATCGTATCGGTAACAGTAGCTAACGTTTGCTTCGGCAAGCCGTAGACAAGATCGAAGTTGACCGATGTAAACCCTATCTCGCGCGCGATATCCACTTTTTCCCGAACCAGCTCAAAAGGCTGCAGCCGGTTGATTTCTTTCTGAACTATCGGATCAAAGTCCTGTATACCGAAACTCATCCGGCGAAAACCAACGCTGTAAAGCGCTTCAAGATGCTCCCTTGTGGTTGAACGCGGGTTTGTCTCAAAACTGAACATGTAATTGTCCATCCGGTTAACATGTTCATAAAGCCCGTCAACCAGCCTTACGAGATTATCCGGACTTAAAAATGTCGGAGTACCGCCACCGATATGCATCTCCTTGACATTCAGTGTGCCGGGGAAAACATCGAGGTACATTTGCCACTCTTTCAGCAAAGCATTGAGATAAGGTTCCTCAAAAGAGTGATCCTGCGTCCGATAAGCATTGCAACCGCAGAAATAGCAGTAATTTTCACAGTAGGGAATATGGATATACATACTGACACCGGTAGTGTCATTACTGTCATTGAAGCCTTTTACCATGGCTTCTTTCCACTGTTCCTGTGATACTCCGTCCGTACTCCATGAAGGAATGGTAGGATAACTTGTATACCTCGGACCGGGATTGCGGTACTTATCTGCAAGATTTGTTGCCATTGTAATCTTCCTCTACAATTGTTACTTTTCCTTTCTTGTACCCGTGAAAATACACAAAACTCTGCAAAATCATAAATAAAAGGACACCGCCACAGTGCGGTGACAATCAATTACTTGCTATGACAACTCCATCTAACGACTCATCTCCCCTGGTAGGCATCCTTATGGGTTCCGACTCCGACTTCGACATCATGAAAGAGGCGGCTTCCGTCTTCGATGAATTCAATATTCCTTATGAAGTTTCGGTTATTTCCGCACACCGTACCCCTAAAGAGCTCGAACGATATGCCACGAACGCAAAAGATAACGGCCTCAAGGTCATCATAGCCGGAGCAGGTGGTGCAGCACACCTTCCGGGCGTTACTGCAGCACTTACCGTACTCCCGGTAATTGGTGTGCCGATTTTCAGCAAAAAGCTCAACGGACAGGATTCTCTTTATTCGATCGTGCAGATGCCCGCAGGCATTCCGGTTGCGACAGTCGGCATCGATAACGCAAGAAATGGGGCCCTCATGGCAGTACAGATCCTTGCGCTGACCGACCCCTCGATTATGTCTTCCCTTGAAGGATTTCGGACCAAACTTGCGGAAGCATCCCGTATGAAGAACAGGAAAGTACAGGAAAGGCTCAATGCAATCAGCTGAATATTGGATTGAAAAACTCGATCTTTTTAACCACCCTGAAGGGGGCTTCTTTCGTGAAACGTATCGCAGCAAGACCTCTTACGAGTTTCGCAAAAGCCCGGTTTTTTCCGGAAACCGGGCATATTCTACAGCAATTTATTACCTGCTCACAAAAAACGACCGATCAAAGCTGCACAGGATCAAATCGGATGAACTATGGTTCTATCATACCGGAGCTCCCCTGACAGTCTATCTGTTCCATGATGTCGGCTTCATGTCAACATTGACCCTGGATCCGGGAAAAGGAACATTTCAAGGCATTGTTCCTGCAAACACGTGGTTCGGAGCAAGACATGAAACCGAATCCCCGGAAGCATACACACTAACAAGCTGTGTTGTCTCCCCAGGATTCGATTTCAGTGATTTCACTCTGGCCGACAGGGACTCGCTCACCAGAAAGTTTCCGCAGCATGCCGGGTTGATTGAAGACCTTACCTGAACCGGTAACCATTCTTTCCAGCCCCATCTTTATTATTTTCGGATCACCACATGGTAGAAAGCCCCGTCTTTGCGTATATCTTCGACACGATACCCCTGCTCCTCTGCCGTTCTCGGCACACTCTCCAGCGGCTCACCCTCCGAAAGCAGCACATCGAGGACATCACCGTCATTAATCTGTGAGAGTTTCAGTTTGACCTTAACCATGGTCATGGGGCATCGCTCTTTTGTAATATCGAGAGTATGCTGCATGATAATAAGCGCCTCCTTTATAAACCTTTCTTTGCACACCATTCTTGTTCGTCACAGACCGACAAGAGCCAAACATCCCGCGAAGCACCGGTTTAAATGAAAATGATATGTCCATCCTTGGATGCATCGAGAAAAGTGGCCACTCCCGCAACGTGCTTCACATGTTCATCGAGATCGTTCTTATCGATTCCGAGAATATGCATCGCCATCTCGCAGGCAACAAAATCAATATCCAGTGCTTTCGCCGCCTCTACCAGTTCATCGAGAGTCGCTACATTGCTTTTTTTCATCATACCGGTCATCAGGACCGGACTTGCACCCCCGAAATTCAACCTGCTTAACGGAAGATTCTTTTTTCCTCCCATGAGAAAATTAAAAACCTTTGCCAGCACCCCGCCTCCTATCCATGTCCGACCTGTTTTTTTCTTCAGGATGTTAAGCCCCCAGAAAGTAAAAAACATTTTCACCTCCCAGTTCACGGCCGCAGCACCTGTTGCCAGGGTAAATGCCGCCAGTGCCTTGTCAAAATCACCGCTGAAGCATACTATCGAGAGCTTTTGCCGTTCCATCACATCTCCCGGTTTTCCGATTCTTTATCCGACCTGTCAATGACGATAAGAGGTTCTTCACTTACCTCTTTTTTCACAATTCTGAATGCCCTGACCTCAGGGTCTACAGCAGCAAGAGAAACAATCACATAAATCATTCCGGGATCGAATGCAAGCCGAATGTCCTCTTGCGATGGCCTTGCCGGTGTTTCAGGATGACTGTGATAAACGGCAATGGCCTGTTGTTGTTTTTTCCGCATTGTCAGAACAGCATCAAACTGCTCTTTGGGATCGAAAGAAAAATGCTCGCCCGACTTATCCAAGTTGGTCAGATAATAGGCTTCAACTGCCGTCTCACCTTTGCCTCCCAGATATCCACACGCCTCCAGAGGCATTTCCCGACGGGCATGCTCAATGATCCTCTGATACACGCATTTGTAAATCTCCATGCTCTTCCTCCTGTTCCATCGGCTTCGAGGTCACCGTAAGTCACAGACCTGTTGCTCCTCATCCCGCAGTTCGGTAATGGAAGGATTTTCTGAACAAACTGCACATTTCGGGTTTCGCCGCAATGCCACCTTTCTGAAATTCATTGGCAGCGCGTCGAAGGTCATCAGGGCATCAGCCAGAATATCTCCCGCCCCTGTGATGAACTTTAACGCCTCTGCCGCCTGAATTGTACCGAGCATTCCGGCCACGGCACCCAGAACCCCTGCCTCGGAACAGGTTGGAATCATGTTTTTCGGTGGAGGTTTATGAAAAACGCATCGGTAACAGGCGCTTTGTTTCGGCAGCACCGTCATCGTTTGACCGTTGAACCTCAGAATTCCCCCATGAGAAAAAGGAATTCCTTTCATGACACATGCATCGTTTATGAGAAATTTCGTCGCAAAACTATCGGTACCATCGATGACG comes from the Prosthecochloris marina genome and includes:
- the hemN gene encoding oxygen-independent coproporphyrinogen III oxidase produces the protein MATNLADKYRNPGPRYTSYPTIPSWSTDGVSQEQWKEAMVKGFNDSNDTTGVSMYIHIPYCENYCYFCGCNAYRTQDHSFEEPYLNALLKEWQMYLDVFPGTLNVKEMHIGGGTPTFLSPDNLVRLVDGLYEHVNRMDNYMFSFETNPRSTTREHLEALYSVGFRRMSFGIQDFDPIVQKEINRLQPFELVREKVDIAREIGFTSVNFDLVYGLPKQTLATVTDTIAKVMELKPDRIAFYAYGHNPHMYEGQRKFKEKDLPVGAVKQELYDKGLEMLESIGYHEIGMDHFALQGDALYEAARNGTLHRNFMGYTENTTQMMLALGSSSISDTWYAFAQNERFHEDYIREVNAGRFPLHRGHLLTDEDLVLRRHILNLMCKQETSWNDPKLYCDELDVAKFRLEDMQNDGMVELNEDGVRVTEVGIPFLRNICMAFDARLWRSDSLSKAYNVSRDIQAEYIEKARQAKEAQQVD
- a CDS encoding M67 family metallopeptidase, whose protein sequence is MEIYKCVYQRIIEHARREMPLEACGYLGGKGETAVEAYYLTNLDKSGEHFSFDPKEQFDAVLTMRKKQQQAIAVYHSHPETPARPSQEDIRLAFDPGMIYVIVSLAAVDPEVRAFRIVKKEVSEEPLIVIDRSDKESENREM
- a CDS encoding DsrE/DsrF/DrsH-like family protein, producing MERQKLSIVCFSGDFDKALAAFTLATGAAAVNWEVKMFFTFWGLNILKKKTGRTWIGGGVLAKVFNFLMGGKKNLPLSRLNFGGASPVLMTGMMKKSNVATLDELVEAAKALDIDFVACEMAMHILGIDKNDLDEHVKHVAGVATFLDASKDGHIIFI
- a CDS encoding sulfurtransferase TusA family protein, whose translation is MVCKERFIKEALIIMQHTLDITKERCPMTMVKVKLKLSQINDGDVLDVLLSEGEPLESVPRTAEEQGYRVEDIRKDGAFYHVVIRK
- a CDS encoding cupin domain-containing protein; the protein is MQSAEYWIEKLDLFNHPEGGFFRETYRSKTSYEFRKSPVFSGNRAYSTAIYYLLTKNDRSKLHRIKSDELWFYHTGAPLTVYLFHDVGFMSTLTLDPGKGTFQGIVPANTWFGARHETESPEAYTLTSCVVSPGFDFSDFTLADRDSLTRKFPQHAGLIEDLT
- the purE gene encoding 5-(carboxyamino)imidazole ribonucleotide mutase; the protein is MTTPSNDSSPLVGILMGSDSDFDIMKEAASVFDEFNIPYEVSVISAHRTPKELERYATNAKDNGLKVIIAGAGGAAHLPGVTAALTVLPVIGVPIFSKKLNGQDSLYSIVQMPAGIPVATVGIDNARNGALMAVQILALTDPSIMSSLEGFRTKLAEASRMKNRKVQERLNAIS
- a CDS encoding uridine kinase encodes the protein MLGDVLLINDQHKSAAKSIMERVLVDRRELEKSSPGYKFVVAISGESGAGKSELAHSLALLLKGCNIRVKILHTDNYYRVPPLERREHRISNEYKSVGFGEYDWNLLHDNIDDFRKDKQVFIPCIDIITEEVDQLFTDFSKIQLLIIDGLYAIRTDDIDLRVFIDLTYHKTKINQMLRCKEPADGYRWEVLEREHHHVRSLKPLADLHVDCNFDVFESCVDIEDE
- a CDS encoding nitroreductase family protein; this translates as MNTNETIGSILKRRSVRVYKPDQVDLDALELILEAGRYAPSAMNQQPWHFTVIRNRALLDKLDASCKTVFLESDVDALREVARRDDFSVFYHAPILIVVTGDPNALAPQYDCALAMQNMMLAAASMDIGSCWMHSVMMLHATEKGRVVFRELGIVFPEGYNPYSAAVFGYSAAPLPEPEPRKSDSVTIID
- a CDS encoding HesA/MoeB/ThiF family protein — its product is MIDFTQLQLERYSRHILLDNVGVEGQQKLLNSKVMIIGAGGLGAPAAMYCAAAGIGRIGIVDADVVEVSNLQRQIIHFTADVGSSKVSSAKEKMEAINPDVEVESIKTFVNASNIEEIIEGYDFVIDGTDSFATKFLINDACVMKGIPFSHGGILRFNGQTMTVLPKQSACYRCVFHKPPPKNMIPTCSEAGVLGAVAGMLGTIQAAEALKFITGAGDILADALMTFDALPMNFRKVALRRNPKCAVCSENPSITELRDEEQQVCDLR